A portion of the Deltaproteobacteria bacterium genome contains these proteins:
- a CDS encoding tetratricopeptide repeat protein translates to MSQETSKILVVIGDPSFSGVVNVALQHPSMQVESAEGEQNIVNALTTEQYDAVIVGGKIGRRGPLVLCDVVRIRQTHATVLVLLRDETDDAQYKEHCSRNLDRVKYLDLRNVPVGFEQGLKIRSETLELLQIEEEVKSAALWPQQLVAPADLAQQPKSKITKERNDYNEDNYNEDSETAENAIFDKPLTEDDLAFAARLAVRTRGVDFRSPMQASQAPEGTDRATAKLRDRVRELERQLAYLAFVYAKRLQEFEGSEYRIEQAESKNNAFEQELSRLQNESEQETERLQNQTNTLIEKLEEQTHRAEIAQKKLQESAVEIERLREDIRTKEAGFINTLKQAQEAFAQIREQSNQTLALHERRTNELEEKLHTIEQELSETRNAKERAILRLTELTSELESRAQLVGELNVTKDNLATQIQVVEQLQNRISTLEGELLSARNDIIERTRREVELIENNNQERDAILAEKVAAIARSEQRCEKLESNLESINLTITDREREVATLAARLDASDNEVRKLSEAVDTREKELVRIRKVESDLRNELERTKVRGIESALDARLVAIEEHARLAAEATSRQSDYWASFEQRSTKQALLTDRLLRIIEPSDNSASNNKESPEIAAQRLVESMYPNSVSKGRRHRFRQRPWLLLLFGLIIVAIIGTVIGFAWFKFANDTRNSVSDAKLENASEASGASENSETLIVRATTTKADESTLTNKKNGTASDKKGASSPQKNGDNQEQQNNKPTDDKKDNSNQITNEKKDRQNNKDNKEKNKDKKIKDDSAAKEKTELSITLSDDERKELRRELFSAYKAKKWSNAIKAGQRLQASGKIDWEAQLKLARAYRSADKNAEAIDAFKKFLENYPDNKYADEAKKTIEKLTKK, encoded by the coding sequence ATGAGCCAGGAGACAAGCAAAATACTTGTCGTCATCGGCGACCCTTCCTTTTCTGGAGTAGTTAATGTCGCTTTGCAGCATCCTAGTATGCAAGTTGAATCGGCAGAAGGCGAGCAGAATATTGTTAATGCTTTAACTACCGAGCAATACGATGCAGTTATTGTTGGTGGAAAAATTGGTCGACGAGGTCCATTGGTGTTGTGTGACGTAGTTCGTATACGTCAGACTCACGCAACAGTTTTAGTGCTGCTACGCGATGAAACTGATGACGCACAATATAAAGAACACTGCTCTCGAAATTTAGATCGGGTAAAATACCTTGATCTTCGTAATGTCCCTGTCGGTTTTGAACAAGGTTTAAAGATACGCAGTGAAACATTAGAACTGTTGCAAATAGAAGAAGAGGTAAAAAGTGCAGCTCTTTGGCCTCAACAATTAGTGGCACCCGCAGATTTAGCGCAGCAACCTAAAAGTAAAATAACTAAAGAACGTAATGATTATAATGAAGATAATTACAATGAAGATAGTGAAACAGCAGAAAACGCAATATTTGATAAGCCATTAACTGAAGATGATCTAGCATTTGCGGCAAGATTAGCAGTTCGCACTCGTGGTGTCGATTTTCGCTCGCCTATGCAAGCATCGCAAGCCCCAGAAGGAACTGACCGCGCTACTGCGAAATTGCGAGATAGAGTGCGTGAACTTGAACGTCAATTGGCATATTTGGCATTTGTATATGCTAAAAGATTGCAAGAATTTGAAGGATCTGAATACCGCATAGAACAAGCAGAATCAAAGAATAACGCTTTTGAACAAGAACTATCACGTTTGCAAAATGAGAGTGAACAAGAAACTGAACGACTACAGAATCAGACAAATACTCTAATCGAAAAACTTGAAGAACAAACACACCGAGCAGAAATTGCTCAAAAAAAACTACAAGAGTCAGCAGTAGAGATTGAACGATTACGAGAAGATATTCGTACCAAAGAAGCTGGATTTATTAATACCCTTAAACAAGCACAAGAAGCTTTTGCACAAATACGAGAGCAATCTAATCAAACCTTAGCTCTGCATGAACGAAGGACTAATGAGCTTGAAGAAAAATTGCATACTATTGAACAAGAACTATCCGAAACTCGTAATGCAAAAGAGCGAGCAATATTACGACTAACAGAATTGACTAGCGAGCTAGAATCACGTGCGCAACTTGTTGGTGAACTCAATGTCACAAAAGATAACCTTGCAACACAGATTCAAGTTGTTGAACAGCTACAAAACCGTATAAGTACTTTAGAAGGTGAATTACTTAGCGCACGAAATGACATTATTGAACGTACAAGAAGAGAAGTAGAGCTAATTGAAAATAATAATCAAGAACGTGATGCGATTTTAGCAGAAAAGGTAGCAGCTATTGCTAGAAGCGAACAACGGTGCGAAAAGCTTGAGAGCAATCTTGAGTCTATCAATCTGACCATTACCGATCGCGAGCGCGAGGTGGCAACCTTGGCGGCACGACTTGATGCTAGTGATAATGAAGTAAGAAAGCTTAGTGAAGCAGTTGACACCCGTGAAAAAGAATTGGTTCGTATACGAAAAGTTGAAAGCGATTTGCGCAATGAACTTGAGCGCACCAAAGTTCGAGGGATTGAGAGTGCACTTGATGCTCGATTAGTTGCAATCGAAGAACATGCACGGTTAGCAGCAGAAGCAACTTCTCGTCAAAGTGATTATTGGGCAAGTTTTGAGCAACGCTCTACCAAACAAGCGTTATTAACAGATCGATTGTTACGTATTATCGAGCCTTCAGATAATTCTGCGAGTAATAATAAAGAATCACCAGAAATTGCAGCGCAACGCCTTGTTGAAAGTATGTATCCCAATTCAGTTTCCAAAGGCCGCAGGCATCGTTTTAGACAAAGACCATGGTTGTTATTGCTATTTGGGCTAATCATAGTGGCGATTATTGGCACAGTTATAGGTTTTGCTTGGTTTAAGTTCGCTAATGATACAAGGAATTCAGTCAGTGATGCAAAATTAGAAAACGCCTCAGAAGCCTCAGGCGCATCGGAGAACTCTGAAACTCTGATAGTACGAGCCACTACAACAAAAGCAGATGAAAGCACGCTGACTAACAAAAAAAATGGCACTGCATCAGATAAAAAAGGCGCCTCATCGCCGCAAAAAAATGGCGACAACCAAGAGCAACAAAATAATAAACCAACTGATGATAAAAAGGACAATAGCAATCAAATAACAAACGAAAAAAAGGATAGACAAAATAATAAAGACAATAAAGAAAAGAATAAGGATAAAAAAATAAAAGATGACAGTGCTGCTAAAGAAAAAACAGAATTGTCAATTACTCTTTCTGATGACGAACGCAAAGAACTTCGTCGTGAGTTATTCTCTGCCTATAAAGCGAAGAAATGGTCAAATGCCATTAAAGCAGGCCAACGTTTGCAAGCCTCTGGGAAAATTGATTGGGAAGCTCAATTAAAATTAGCACGGGCGTACCGTAGTGCAGATAAAAATGCAGAAGCAATCGATGCGTTTAAAAAATTCTTAGAAAATTATCCTGATAATAAGTATGCAGATGAGGCTAAAAAAACTATAGAAAAGCTAACTAAAAAGTAA
- a CDS encoding DTW domain-containing protein, which yields MITRQSCYHCNRPLFACICSTVPLVHNQTPIYLLQHPRERFHPLGSVRLVRLGLSQIHIDIYGKDFAHQRTWSHQTPSGAMLLYPGPKARELESLATHERPQSLVVIDGTWSQAKSIIKKTEFLATMPQISVRPKMPGLYRIRREPALHCMSTIEAIIAALQILEPKTEGLAQLLAAFTAMIEHHIDLRQQRPYAPFRRIRLSPPKPFGIDKTTRAQINSSVIIYGEFIRTAVETNLLYWTAWRLRDHATFAAYINSTQYLDDFILHRMRISKDKIVSGISLTELQQKFAKFLTPNDIIAAWNKSILNIWKQYFSDTNRPSLLLKSIYCNQQHKSCGKLHDISARHNIAPEQTPFAGRAADYMGYTVAITKALAKNSITF from the coding sequence ATGATTACTCGTCAAAGCTGTTATCACTGCAATCGACCTTTATTTGCATGCATTTGCTCAACTGTACCTTTAGTACACAACCAAACCCCAATATATCTTTTGCAACATCCACGCGAGCGATTTCACCCTCTTGGCTCAGTACGTTTAGTACGTCTGGGCTTATCGCAAATACATATAGATATTTATGGAAAAGATTTTGCTCATCAACGCACATGGTCACATCAAACGCCGTCAGGGGCAATGTTATTATATCCAGGTCCTAAGGCACGAGAACTCGAATCTCTAGCTACACATGAACGTCCACAAAGCTTAGTGGTAATTGATGGCACCTGGTCACAAGCTAAAAGCATTATTAAAAAAACCGAATTCCTTGCTACAATGCCACAAATATCAGTACGCCCTAAAATGCCTGGGCTTTATCGTATTCGTCGTGAACCGGCTTTGCATTGCATGTCAACTATTGAGGCAATAATTGCAGCCCTACAAATACTTGAACCCAAAACTGAGGGATTAGCGCAATTACTCGCTGCTTTTACTGCTATGATCGAACACCATATAGATTTACGACAGCAACGACCGTATGCACCCTTTCGCCGTATTCGTTTATCACCACCAAAACCGTTTGGAATTGATAAAACCACTAGAGCGCAAATAAATAGTTCCGTAATCATATATGGTGAATTCATTCGTACCGCCGTCGAGACAAATTTACTTTATTGGACTGCTTGGCGTTTACGTGACCACGCAACTTTCGCAGCCTATATAAACTCTACGCAATATCTTGATGATTTTATTTTGCACCGCATGCGTATATCTAAAGATAAAATAGTTAGTGGTATTTCACTAACCGAGCTTCAACAAAAGTTTGCAAAATTCTTAACTCCTAACGATATTATAGCCGCATGGAATAAAAGCATACTAAATATTTGGAAACAGTATTTTAGTGACACCAACAGACCATCGCTTCTACTTAAAAGTATCTATTGCAACCAACAGCATAAATCCTGTGGTAAACTCCATGATATTTCGGCAAGGCATAACATTGCCCCAGAACAAACGCCATTTGCTGGTCGGGCTGCTGATTATATGGGATATACTGTAGCGATCACCAAGGCTCTAGCAAAAAACAGTATTACTTTTTAG
- a CDS encoding patatin-like phospholipase family protein translates to MKHYLYTFLCIILIAGCSSAPPPKVATTNDATTNQTTGDTTEPQKPVEPPLLKVIDPPKIALVLGGGGARGFAHIGVLRILEREKIPINLIVGTSVGSLIGALYASDPNTFELEWTAFKINKEDLFDFSIFAAKTGPVKGEAIQAFVSNSIKVRNIEQFPVPYIAIAADLNTGERVEFTKGSIVDAVRASVSIPGVFTPARIGNRTLVDGGVVANLAVDVARAHGADIVIASDINQNVIDYNVTDVVSIILQSINIMMGEAAKVQSKLADVVIVPKIGDVGTLDFSQKKRCMAEGISATSANIAAIRAAIDKYYKDHGGVAPSAQAARLESLKNAAVTASK, encoded by the coding sequence ATGAAGCATTATTTATACACATTTTTATGCATAATACTTATTGCTGGCTGTTCTTCGGCTCCACCTCCAAAAGTTGCAACTACCAATGATGCAACAACAAATCAAACAACCGGTGATACAACAGAGCCGCAAAAACCGGTTGAGCCACCTCTTTTAAAAGTAATCGACCCACCCAAAATTGCTTTAGTACTTGGTGGTGGTGGTGCTCGTGGTTTTGCACATATTGGTGTACTTAGAATATTAGAACGAGAGAAGATACCAATTAATCTTATTGTAGGTACTTCGGTGGGTAGCCTAATTGGTGCCTTATATGCATCTGATCCAAATACTTTTGAGCTTGAATGGACAGCTTTTAAGATAAACAAAGAAGACCTATTTGATTTTTCGATTTTTGCCGCAAAAACTGGGCCGGTAAAAGGTGAAGCGATTCAAGCATTTGTTAGCAATAGTATTAAAGTTCGCAATATTGAGCAGTTCCCGGTGCCTTATATCGCTATTGCTGCAGATTTAAATACTGGAGAACGTGTAGAATTTACTAAAGGGAGTATAGTTGACGCAGTTCGTGCTTCGGTGTCAATTCCTGGAGTGTTTACTCCGGCACGCATTGGTAATCGCACATTAGTAGATGGTGGGGTTGTGGCTAACTTAGCTGTGGATGTTGCCAGAGCACATGGCGCAGATATTGTAATTGCTTCGGATATCAACCAAAATGTTATTGATTATAATGTTACGGATGTAGTCAGTATAATTCTGCAAAGCATTAATATCATGATGGGTGAAGCAGCTAAAGTACAGAGCAAATTAGCTGATGTGGTTATAGTGCCTAAAATTGGTGATGTGGGTACATTGGATTTTAGCCAGAAAAAGCGCTGCATGGCCGAAGGTATTTCTGCAACCAGCGCCAATATTGCCGCTATTCGTGCGGCAATTGATAAGTACTATAAAGACCATGGTGGTGTTGCGCCTTCAGCTCAGGCCGCTAGGTTAGAATCTCTTAAGAATGCTGCAGTAACTGCAAGCAAATAA
- a CDS encoding MarC family protein produces the protein MTCIMLFIKSFVGFFAVMDPIGAIPVFVIMTARHSPSEQNSIIHRALLTTLAVLAFFGFAHAWIFNFLGFTMGAFRAAGGFFLFFLAFEMLMTRSTWLRRNTSENEGGISKIDIAITPLAIPLLAGPATITAVVLAFSKAQGYMQNIIIAIALIMVCATTWVLLRIANRIHNYLGQSGTKVVTSMMGLILGAIAVQFMAEGLLELFPALGHHF, from the coding sequence ATGACATGTATAATGCTGTTTATCAAATCATTCGTTGGCTTTTTTGCGGTTATGGATCCCATAGGGGCTATCCCTGTTTTTGTAATAATGACAGCAAGGCATTCACCGAGTGAACAAAATTCTATAATTCACCGCGCTTTGTTGACCACACTTGCCGTATTGGCATTTTTTGGCTTTGCGCATGCGTGGATTTTTAATTTTTTAGGTTTTACAATGGGAGCATTTCGGGCTGCGGGTGGCTTTTTTTTGTTCTTCTTAGCTTTTGAAATGCTAATGACACGAAGTACTTGGCTTCGACGCAATACCAGCGAAAACGAAGGAGGTATAAGTAAAATTGATATTGCTATAACACCACTTGCAATACCGTTATTAGCAGGCCCGGCAACGATTACTGCAGTTGTATTAGCATTTTCTAAAGCACAAGGGTATATGCAGAATATCATTATTGCAATCGCTTTAATTATGGTGTGTGCAACTACTTGGGTCTTATTACGTATCGCAAATCGGATACACAACTATCTTGGTCAGAGCGGCACGAAAGTAGTCACGAGCATGATGGGTTTAATTCTTGGGGCTATTGCGGTACAGTTTATGGCCGAAGGTTTACTTGAATTGTTTCCTGCACTCGGACATCATTTTTAA
- a CDS encoding M20/M25/M40 family metallo-hydrolase yields the protein MTDKQASKAISYYEANADAYLNALKDLVRIPSVSFDGFDKTNLEKSAKAIAELLKSYGFDHVDILKADDSPPYVFAECKHIEGAPTLLLYAHHDVQPAGDPSDWLNPPFEPTIENGRLFGRGTADDKAGIMVHAAAVNAWIKSVGETPLNIKLLIEGEEESGSTHLKQFIQNHRNRLDADTIIITDTGNFDTGAPSITVALRGIVIADVEVKALKQSVHSGLWGGPIPDPVLALNKMLASLVDDDFRINLPGIYDKVAPLSEAAKESIAQLPVTARNDFCMQAGMLAGVELLGDKHPWEMNWWQPTLAVNAFCASNRKDARNIINHSAWARVGMRLVPNMDPNEVAQNLKSTLIDQAPWGVLVDVEIKAAAAPWTTNTEHPVFAAAFHALEKGYQHQALAIGAGGSIGFVEPFVKALGGVPALLIGIEDPYSNPHSENESLSISDFSKAIKSAIFLYDELAQVLTR from the coding sequence ATGACTGATAAACAAGCATCAAAGGCTATTTCTTACTATGAAGCCAATGCAGATGCTTATCTAAACGCGTTAAAAGACCTTGTGCGTATCCCCAGTGTGTCATTTGATGGATTTGATAAAACTAATTTAGAGAAAAGCGCTAAAGCAATAGCAGAGTTATTAAAAAGCTATGGCTTTGATCATGTTGATATTTTAAAGGCTGATGATTCGCCCCCCTATGTATTTGCAGAATGTAAACATATAGAAGGTGCTCCAACACTACTTTTATATGCACATCATGACGTACAGCCTGCAGGTGACCCCTCAGACTGGTTAAATCCTCCTTTTGAGCCAACTATTGAAAATGGACGACTATTTGGACGTGGAACTGCCGACGACAAGGCAGGTATAATGGTGCATGCCGCGGCGGTTAATGCATGGATTAAAAGCGTCGGCGAAACTCCATTAAATATAAAGCTATTAATTGAAGGAGAAGAAGAATCTGGTTCTACCCACCTAAAACAATTCATACAGAACCACCGCAATCGTCTCGATGCCGATACCATAATCATAACTGATACTGGGAATTTCGACACGGGTGCACCTTCTATAACGGTAGCACTACGCGGTATTGTAATTGCCGATGTTGAAGTTAAAGCGTTAAAGCAAAGCGTTCATTCGGGCTTGTGGGGTGGACCAATTCCCGATCCGGTACTTGCCTTAAACAAAATGCTGGCTTCGCTGGTTGATGATGACTTTCGTATCAATTTGCCTGGTATATACGATAAAGTTGCACCTTTAAGTGAAGCAGCTAAAGAGTCTATTGCACAGTTGCCAGTAACAGCCAGGAATGATTTTTGCATGCAAGCTGGAATGCTCGCAGGGGTTGAATTACTGGGTGATAAACATCCGTGGGAAATGAATTGGTGGCAGCCAACCTTAGCGGTAAATGCTTTTTGCGCTTCTAATCGTAAAGATGCGCGCAATATTATTAACCATTCTGCATGGGCACGTGTCGGTATGCGTCTAGTTCCTAATATGGATCCTAACGAAGTGGCGCAAAATCTAAAATCTACATTAATCGATCAAGCCCCTTGGGGCGTTTTGGTTGATGTAGAAATAAAAGCTGCTGCAGCCCCTTGGACAACGAATACCGAACACCCTGTTTTCGCCGCCGCTTTTCATGCACTCGAAAAAGGTTATCAACATCAGGCTTTAGCTATTGGTGCGGGTGGTTCAATTGGCTTTGTCGAGCCTTTTGTAAAAGCTCTTGGCGGTGTGCCAGCGCTTTTAATAGGTATTGAGGACCCCTATTCAAATCCCCATTCTGAAAATGAAAGCTTATCAATTTCTGATTTTTCTAAGGCAATTAAAAGTGCTATTTTTTTATATGATGAATTGGCGCAAGTATTAACCCGCTAA
- a CDS encoding PEGA domain-containing protein: MAFFSMIAFTVVSKLALSSAPVEITLTSTSSIWGSDAKLIAQGKLKSRKKKKKNTNELKKENMANRTNNAQSQWYLKNRTLSKKKKNINKTPKLRDLPTKYRAVAVLAPQGVNIDFEIIHEIELSLINEIDETFGMRAISPADVNADMAAFDLDPEKCNYDPICLADAGRYAGAHMLLETRLAYFGGTLNIVVRIIDTESGIEVNRIAKSLADEQSKRSKQLHHLAVELLKPDFYVGSLKIECTQQKADVYIDDKLVGTTPLKNSLTSLKAGPHILHISKLGFVDIYQFVDVIYKRNSTIKVDLTKTNIVSVEVEQLESLAGTGELYIHIDEPYIELRIDGEPVAISPLSGPLIGIPAGTRRISLRKEGSEPLIQEIEVVDGKRTNIFIQRQGTTLAATGINLSDITSSTTDQTSTTENPSATTTITLAEENKTREPSWRYYSGLSLMGAGVVGILTGSVFAWRVSSLNNDAHDQVLNLRPLGNDVYSCFELSQQACIDKATKLQHLAKNQKTAQSIEKVSYIVGGSLLAIGATLYAWDYIRREQWPSWIPFVDKESTLIVAPMNDGATIQFYAPF; encoded by the coding sequence ATGGCCTTTTTCTCAATGATAGCATTTACCGTTGTATCCAAATTGGCGCTCTCCTCTGCTCCAGTAGAAATTACCTTAACCTCTACATCTTCTATATGGGGCTCTGATGCCAAATTGATCGCCCAAGGTAAACTCAAATCGCGCAAGAAAAAAAAGAAAAATACAAACGAACTTAAAAAAGAAAATATGGCTAACCGAACAAATAACGCACAGAGTCAGTGGTATTTAAAAAATAGAACTTTATCAAAAAAGAAAAAGAATATTAATAAAACACCTAAACTTAGAGATTTACCCACAAAATATCGTGCAGTAGCTGTATTAGCACCACAGGGTGTTAACATTGATTTCGAAATTATACATGAAATTGAACTCTCGCTAATTAATGAAATCGATGAAACCTTTGGTATGAGAGCCATATCTCCTGCTGATGTAAATGCTGATATGGCCGCTTTTGATCTTGATCCTGAAAAATGCAACTACGATCCTATTTGTCTTGCTGATGCCGGTCGCTACGCTGGCGCTCATATGCTTTTAGAAACACGTTTAGCCTATTTTGGCGGTACCTTAAATATTGTGGTTAGGATTATCGATACCGAATCAGGTATTGAGGTAAATCGAATCGCCAAATCACTTGCAGATGAGCAAAGTAAACGTAGCAAACAATTGCATCATTTGGCAGTAGAGTTGTTAAAACCCGATTTTTATGTGGGCTCTTTAAAAATTGAATGCACTCAACAAAAAGCTGATGTTTATATTGATGACAAATTAGTCGGCACTACTCCTCTTAAAAACTCATTAACATCTTTAAAAGCTGGGCCTCATATACTCCATATTAGTAAGCTAGGATTTGTTGATATATATCAATTCGTTGATGTAATTTATAAACGTAATTCAACGATAAAAGTCGATCTCACCAAAACCAATATTGTTAGTGTTGAAGTTGAACAACTTGAATCACTTGCAGGTACAGGTGAGTTATACATTCACATTGATGAGCCTTACATAGAACTACGAATTGATGGTGAACCCGTTGCGATATCGCCGCTATCAGGACCACTTATTGGCATCCCTGCAGGGACTAGGCGTATTTCATTAAGAAAGGAAGGCAGTGAACCGCTAATACAAGAAATTGAAGTAGTTGATGGTAAACGTACGAATATATTTATTCAAAGACAAGGAACTACCTTGGCCGCTACAGGTATTAATTTGTCTGATATAACTTCATCAACTACTGACCAAACCTCAACCACTGAAAATCCATCGGCTACAACAACCATAACCCTTGCAGAAGAAAATAAGACGCGCGAACCATCATGGCGTTATTATAGTGGCCTGAGTTTAATGGGCGCTGGTGTAGTTGGTATATTAACCGGATCGGTTTTTGCTTGGCGGGTATCTAGTTTGAATAATGATGCACATGATCAAGTTTTGAACTTGCGCCCATTAGGAAATGATGTGTACAGCTGCTTTGAGCTTTCACAACAAGCTTGCATTGATAAAGCAACAAAGCTGCAGCATCTGGCTAAAAATCAAAAAACCGCGCAGTCCATAGAAAAAGTAAGCTATATTGTTGGAGGGAGCCTATTGGCGATTGGCGCAACCCTTTATGCCTGGGATTATATTCGTCGTGAACAATGGCCTAGTTGGATACCATTTGTTGACAAAGAGTCAACACTAATCGTTGCCCCGATGAATGACGGAGCTACAATTCAATTTTATGCGCCGTTTTAA
- the lysS gene encoding lysine--tRNA ligase, whose translation MTQRDELYEQRVRKLEFLRERGLEPYANDFKPDTRIIDFARLYGHELSNEVLQTKQVEHKIAGRLMALNTFGKAVFLRIQDGTSDDSLDDGQPIGRLQLFVQKNQVGEEQFELLKFADIGDFIGVIGTAMRTKTGELTLRVSKLRILTKSLRPLPEKWHGLSDVETRYRQRYLDLIANEESRRIFRLRSKLIDYIRRFFIDREFLEVETPMMQPIAGGAAARPFITHHNTLNIDLYLRIAPELYLKRLVVGGFERVFEINRNFRNEGISTVHNPEFTMLEFYQAYIDYLDLMDIGEELISGAAQAVLGTTDIVFGEHSISLARPFKRMTMMEAIAAYGGPAPEELRDVQKAFAHAKAVGAKNDGLSHGAAVVYLFEHFAESKLIQPTIIYNFPLDVSPLSRKKVSDPWLVDRFELFVAGRELANAFSELNNPIDQEERFESQIKAKAAGDQEAHEMDEDYVRALEQGMPPTGGFGMGIDRLVMLLTGSQSIRDVILFPQLRPNS comes from the coding sequence ATGACTCAACGCGATGAATTATATGAACAACGTGTCCGTAAGTTAGAATTTTTACGTGAACGAGGCTTAGAACCATACGCAAATGATTTTAAGCCTGATACACGCATTATTGACTTTGCACGTCTGTATGGCCACGAACTTTCAAATGAAGTTCTGCAAACAAAACAAGTAGAACACAAAATTGCCGGTCGCCTTATGGCATTAAATACATTTGGCAAGGCAGTTTTTTTACGTATTCAAGACGGCACCTCTGATGACAGTTTAGATGATGGTCAGCCAATTGGTCGTTTGCAACTTTTTGTGCAGAAAAACCAAGTTGGTGAAGAACAATTTGAACTACTTAAATTTGCAGACATTGGCGATTTTATTGGTGTAATTGGTACAGCAATGCGTACAAAAACCGGCGAGCTAACGCTACGTGTCAGTAAGCTGCGCATTTTAACCAAATCACTAAGGCCGTTACCTGAAAAATGGCATGGATTATCTGATGTCGAAACTCGTTATCGTCAGCGCTATCTTGATTTAATTGCTAATGAAGAATCACGTCGAATTTTTCGTTTGCGATCAAAGTTAATCGACTACATTCGTCGATTTTTTATCGATCGTGAATTTCTTGAAGTTGAAACTCCAATGATGCAGCCAATTGCGGGTGGCGCTGCAGCTCGACCATTTATAACACATCATAATACTCTAAACATTGATTTGTATTTACGCATAGCTCCAGAATTATATTTAAAGCGTTTAGTAGTTGGTGGCTTTGAGCGTGTTTTTGAAATTAATCGTAACTTTCGTAATGAAGGTATCAGCACCGTACATAATCCTGAATTTACTATGCTCGAATTTTATCAAGCATACATTGATTATTTAGATCTAATGGATATTGGTGAAGAGTTAATTTCAGGGGCCGCACAAGCTGTCTTGGGTACAACCGACATAGTGTTCGGTGAACATTCAATATCGCTAGCGCGTCCGTTTAAACGAATGACTATGATGGAAGCTATTGCTGCTTATGGCGGACCTGCACCAGAAGAATTACGTGATGTTCAAAAGGCATTTGCTCATGCAAAAGCAGTAGGAGCAAAAAATGACGGTTTAAGCCATGGTGCTGCAGTAGTTTACTTGTTTGAGCATTTTGCTGAATCAAAGTTAATTCAACCAACTATTATTTATAATTTCCCATTAGATGTATCACCATTATCACGTAAAAAAGTAAGTGACCCATGGCTAGTTGATCGCTTCGAATTATTTGTTGCCGGGCGTGAGCTTGCCAATGCATTTAGTGAATTAAATAATCCTATTGACCAAGAAGAGCGTTTTGAGTCGCAAATAAAAGCAAAGGCTGCAGGCGATCAAGAAGCTCATGAAATGGACGAAGACTATGTTCGTGCGCTTGAGCAGGGTATGCCTCCTACAGGTGGTTTCGGTATGGGTATCGATCGCTTAGTTATGTTGCTTACTGGCTCTCAGTCTATTCGTGACGTAATTCTTTTCCCTCAACTGCGGCCGAACTCTTGA